The following proteins are co-located in the Enoplosus armatus isolate fEnoArm2 chromosome 8, fEnoArm2.hap1, whole genome shotgun sequence genome:
- the klhl17 gene encoding LOW QUALITY PROTEIN: kelch-like protein 17 (The sequence of the model RefSeq protein was modified relative to this genomic sequence to represent the inferred CDS: deleted 1 base in 1 codon) produces the protein MISCIHETQAAEDARRIDCFVFSPLRYTATKLGKLANRKKSLLSYRHRRRLVLPRVRPRQEPATATSGTMMEGGMQLLNRDGHSISHNSKRHYHDSFVSMNRMRQRSLLCDIVLHVSNKEIKAHKVVLASCSPYFHAMFTNEMSESRQTHVTLHDIDPQALEQLVQYAYTAEIVVGEGNVQTLLPAASLLQLNGVRDACCKFLLSQLDPSNCLGIRGFADTHSCSDLLKSAHKYVLQHFVEVSKTEEFMLLPLKQVLDLISSDNLNVPSEEEVYRAVLSWVKHDIDGRRQHVPWLMKCVRLPLLRRDFLMSNVDTELLVRHHSECKDLLIEALKYHLMPEQRGVLSNSRTRPRRCEGASPVLFAVGGGSLFAIHGDCEAYDTRTDRWHMVASMSTRRARVGVAAIGNRLYAVGGYDGTSDLATVESYDPITNSWQPEVSMGTRRSCLGVAVLHGLLYAAGGYDGASCLNSAERYDPLTSTWTSIAAMSTRRRYVRVATLDGSLYAVGGYDSSSHLATVEKYDPQGNTWTAIANMLSRRSSAGVAVLDGMLYVAGGNDGTSCLNSVERFNPKTNTWEGVAPMNIRRSTHDLVAMDGWLYAVGGNDGSSSLNSIEKYNPRSNKWVAASCMFTRRSSVGVAVLELLNFPPPSSPTLSVSSTSL, from the exons ATGATCAGCTGCATTCACGAGACACAGGCAGCTGAAGACGCGCGGAGGATAGAT TGTTTCGTTTTTAGCCCGTTGCGTTACACAGCCACAAAGCTGGGCAAGCTTGCTAACAGGAAGAAATCATTGCTGTCATATAGACACCGACGACGGCTGGTG TTGCCCAGAGTGCGGCCCAGGCAAGAGCCCGCCACCGCCACATCAGGCACCATGATGGAGGGGGGCATGCAGCTGCTCAACCGTGATGGCCACAGCATCTCCCACAACTCAAAGCGTCACTACCACGACTCTTTCGTGTCCATGAACAGGATGCGACAGCGAAGCTTGCTGTGTGATATTGTGCTCCATGTCTCAAACAAAGAAATCAAGGCGCACAAAGTGGTGCTGGCATCCTGCAGTCCCTACTTCCACGCTATGTTCACTA ATGAGATGTCGGAGAGTCGGCAGACCCACGTGACCCTACATGACATCGACCCTCAGGCTTTGGAGCAGCTGGTCCAGTACGCTTATACAGCAGAGATTGTGGTCGGGGAAGGCAATGTCCAG ACGTTGCTCCCAGCAGCCAGCCTGCTGCAGCTCAACGGGGTGCGGGACGCCTGCTGTAAGTTCCTCCTCAGCCAGCTGGACCCCTCCAACTGCCTGGGTATCCGAGGCTTCGCTGACACGCACTCCTGCAGCGACCTGCTCAAGTCGGCACACAAGTATGTCCTGCAGCACTTTGTGGAGGTGTCCAAGACAGAGGAGTTCATGCTGCTGCCACTGAAGCAG GTCCTGGATTTGATCTCCAGTGACAATCTCAACGTGCCATCTGAGGAGGAAGTGTACCGGGCTGTGTTGAGCTGGGTGAAACATGATATAGATGGACGCAGGCAACATGTACCGTGG CTGATGAAGTGCGTGCGGCTGCCACTGCTGAGGCGAGACTTTCTGATGAGCAACGTGGATACAGAGTTGCTGGTGCGCCACCACTCGGAGTGCAAGGACCTGCTGATCGAGGCTCTCAAGTACCACCTGATGCCTGAGCAGAGGGGAGTCCTCAGCAACAGCCGGACGCGCCCACGGCGCTGTGAGGGCGCCAGCCCTGTGCTCTTCGCCGTTG gtggtgGCAGCCTGTTTGCCATCCATGGAGACTGCGAGGCGTATGACACCAGGACAGATCGCTGGCACATGGTGGCGTCCATGTCCACTCGGCGGGCACGAGTGGGCGTGGCAGCGATTGGGAACAGACTTTATGCTGTTGGAGG GTATGATGGCACCTCAGACCTCGCAACTGTGGAGTCCTACGACCCCATCACTAACTCCTGGCAACCTGAGGTTTCCATGGGAACACGGCGGAGCTGTTTGGGTGTAGCGGTCCTGCATGGCTTGCTGTACGCTGCTGGAGGTTATGACGGAGCATCCTGCCTCAATAG tgCAGAGCGTTATGACCCTCTGACCAGTACATGGACCTCGATTGCTGCCATGAGCACCCGTAGGAGATACGTCCGAGTAGCAACTCTGG ATGGCAGCTTGTATGCAGTGGGAGGTTACGACAGCTCCTCACATCTCGCAACAGTGGAGAAATATGACCCCCAG GGCAACACATGGACAGCCATTGCCAACATGCTGAGTCGGCGCAGCAGTGCCGGGGTGGCCGTGCTGGATGGCATGCTGTATGTCGCTGGAGGAAATGACGGCACCAGCTGCCTGAACTCTGTGGAGCGGTTCAACCCCAAGACCAACACCTGGGAGGGCGTAGCCCCCATGAACATACGCAG GAGCACCCATGACCTGGTGGCTATGGATGGCTGGTTATATGCAGTGGGAGGTAATGACGGCAGCTCCAGTCTCAACTCCATCGAGAAGTACAACCCGCGCAGCAACAAATGGGTTGCGGCCTCCTGCATGTTCACGCGGCGCAGCAGTGTGGGTGTGGCTGTGCTGGAGCTGCTGAACTTCCCTCCGCCCTCATCGCCCACCCTCTCGGTTTCCTCCACCAGCCTTTGA
- the noc2l gene encoding nucleolar complex protein 2 homolog isoform X2, with translation MAGKQKRKLEDLSVDEFLLSGAFDSAGEGESEEETPKQNGLKKKKKDLKSATFKIDEQKKGKASEHKDQLSRLKNKDPEFYKFLQQNDQTLLNFDDTDSSDDEDEKKYHRLPSALEEAISDDENDNDEGQKAAKKSKKGMETIKVTDKMIADWKAALKKEPTPRLFRDVTQAFKAAVASTKGEGGDQCRYKVADSSVFNALVLFCIRDIYVALQRMLNLKPEKEQKKIVLPSSSPKWQKNQIDIKMYLSGVVQLLSCLTEATVISAVLRHANQLVPYYLCLPKQCRHLIKQLLKQWSTGEETSRVLAFLALNKLCRQKQETYLNSVFKQMYISYVQNCKFTSPNVLPMINFMQRTLTEMYSLDTQATYQHAFIYIRQLAIHLRNAMTMKKKETYQSVYNWQYVHCLYLWCRVLSTLHPSDVLHPLIYPLCQVIIGTIKLVPTSRYYPLRMHCCRALTLLSSSTNTFVPVLPFLVEIFQQVDFNKKPGRMSKKPINFAVILKLSKVNLMEKAYKDGLIDQLYDLILEYFHTQASSIGFPELALPTIIQLKAFLKECKVANYCKPVRQLLEKVQENSSHITGRRQKAAFGVADATAVVAWEKQIQEEGTPLSRYYSQWKKLREKEIQLEISGKERMEDLDLPEIKRKKIQDKKLEDKKEFKDLFQSDSEDEDDAGLQIKGKQGPDDDDEDDLEDLSDMSDDEGMEGGDSDDDDEEEEEEDEKASNAPQPLSSSALIKLAEGGEDLVEDLELSDDD, from the exons ATGGCAGGGAAACAGAAAAG GAAATTAGAAGACCTCAGTGTGGACGAGTTCCTGCTGTCAGGTGCGTTTGACTCTGCAGGTGAAGGCGAATCTGAAGAAGAGACTCCCAAACAGAATGGActcaagaaaaagaagaaagatctGAAATCTGCAACCTTTAAGAT TGATGAACAGAAGAAGGGGAAGGCCTCTGAGCATAAGGACCAGCTGTCCAGGTTAAAGAACAAAGACCCTGAGTTCTACAAATTTCTGCAACAGAATGACCAAACGCTCCTAAACTTTGACGATACGGACAGCTCTGACGATGAGGATGAGAAAAAGTACCACAGATTGCCATCCGCGTTGGAG GAGGCCATctctgatgatgaaaatgacaatgatgAGGGTCAGAAAGCTGCGAAGAAATCCAAGAAGGGAATGGAGACCATCAAAGTCACGGACAAAATGATTGCAGACTGGAAAGCAGCTTTGAAGAAGGAACCCACACCTCGTCTCTTCAGAGATGTCACGCAGGCCTTTAAGGCCGCCGTGGCTTCAACCAAGGGTGAAGGAGGGGATCAATGTCGGTACAAAGTGGCTGACAGTTCAG TGTTCAATGCCTTGGTCCTGTTCTGTATCCGAGATATTTATGTGGCCCTGCAGAGGATGCTCAACCTGAAGccagaaaaagaacagaaaaa GATAGTGCTCCCATCTTCTAGTCCAAAGTGGCAGAAGAATCAGATCGACATCAAGATGTATCTCAGTGGGGTGGTTCAG ctgttATCCTGTCTAACAGAGGCTACAGTCATCAGCGCTGTCCTGCGGCACGCCAACCAGCTCGTACCTTATTACCTTTGTCTACCCAAACAGTGTCGTCACCTGATTAAG CAACTGTTGAAGCAGTGGAGCACAGGGGAGGAGACGAGTCGGGTTCTCGCCTTCCTGGCCCTCAACAAACTCTGCAGACAGAAGCAGGAAACATATCTTAACTCTGTTTTCAAG cAAATGTACATTTCCTATGTACAAAACTGTAAGTTCACATCTCCCAATGTGCTGCCCATGATCAACTTCATGCAGCGAACTCTGACAGAGATGTACTCCCTGGACACACAAGCTACTTACCAGCACGCCTTCATCTACATCCGACAGCTGGCCATCCACCTCAGGAACGCCATGACCATGAAGAAAAAG GAAACGTACCAGTCGGTGTATAACTGGCAGTACGTCCACTGTCTGTACCTCTGGTGTCGGGTCCTCAGCACCTTGCACCCCAGTGATGTACTCCATCCTCTCATCTATCCACTCTGCCAAGTCATAATTGGCACCATCAA GCTGGTGCCCACATCAAGATATTACCCTCTGAGGATGCACTGTTGCAGAGCCCTCACCCTACTGTCCAGCAGCACCAACACATTCGTACCTGTGCTGCCTTTCCTCGTGGAG ATCTTCCAACAAGTGGACTTCAACAAGAAACCGGGGCGAATGAGCAAGAAACCCATCAACTTTGCAGTCATCCTGAAGCTTAGCAAGGTCAACCTAATGGAGAAAGCCTACAAG gatGGGTTGATTGACCAGCTGTATGACCTGATACTGGAATACTTCCACACTCAGGCCAGCTCTATCGGCTTCCCAGAGCTCGCACTGCCCACCATCATTCAG CTGAAAGCGTTCCTGAAGGAATGCAAAGTGGCCAATTACTGCAAGCCGGTGCGCCAGCTGCTGGAGAAGGTACAGGAGAACAGCAGCCACATCACAGGACGGAGACAGAAGGCCGCCTTCGGAGTGGCCGATGCCACCGCTgtg GTGGCCTGGGAGAAGCAGATCCAGGAGGAGGGGACTCCCCTCAGCAGGTACTACAGCCAGTGGAAGAAGCTGAGGGAGAAGGAGATACAGCTGGAGATATCTGGCAAAGAAAGG atGGAGGATCTGGACCTTCCTGAGATCAAACGTAAGAAGATTCAGGACAAGAAGCTGGAGGACAAGAAGGAGTTCAAGGATCTTTTCCAGTCCGACAGCGAAGACGAAGATGACGCAGGGCTCCAAATCAAAGGCAA